DNA from Rosa rugosa chromosome 6, drRosRugo1.1, whole genome shotgun sequence:
ttaaggcgctgagttaaacaagtagcaattagttctaaaaagtggtaaaaatcatgctttaatgattaaacgattctggaaattacgtgttaaattctatgtgtaatggttaatttgcacgtgtgagttgattcgagggttagataatactactagttaagagaattacgctgagtgttttcgaaaattagtagtattaggcttggtaaggacttttccgatccaagcctacattagaacgaatcagataaatggattgatccgctgaggtttttcatttgggctcttatctatgcatttaagatgggcacagttttgtagcatgttgaaatgaatttctgagtggtattggtctaggttagggaagtcgatcattgtatatagttttatttgtttcgtttttattttaactagattaggaaccaaatctcaaaacccccattttattcttttatttgctaattgacctttttgtgtaggtgtaccctacaatccccggactgaacgatccctgcttatcctatactgacaactacattttgcagggttaaattgtgaggctattttagccgcatcactTGTATATTGGACAAATACTGTCTAATCTGTATTCAGCTTTCTTCATTAATTTACTGTTTCTCATAGGGAACTCATAATTTGTATATGCTAGATACAACATATATGATGGATGATTGACTAGTTACCCCTGAAAATACCAGTCCTTCAACAAAACGGTTCAAAATGTAAACTTTTTAACTCATGGCACTTCATTAATGTGATAATTGATTATATGAGTATGTTAGGACCTTATATTAGTGCCTTATTTTAAGCAATACATACTGTTGCATTGGCTCTATAAGCCAAATATTGTATTGTCAGTTTTCATCACTTTCCTCTTTTAAGGAAACAGAGTTCTTAAACTCTGTGTTTTTGAGTAATTTAGAGACATGTACTCGTAGTTGATTCATGCATTTATCGTTTAGTGAGGTAGAAAGAATGTTCAGATAATGAGTACTGAGTAATGTGATCTGTGTGAAAGcttttttcatttgtttgaaTCTGAGTTAGATTGATTTCTCAATTACACAAATATGTGATGTCAATCATGTATGTTACTTGATGTCATGGGTCATTAGCAACTCCTCCAGTATGCAAGTATCTGAATTTAGTTTACATGGTTATTGTGAAGTGTTTTTTGTGCTTGCAAACCCCATAAcctgaaaatgaaattaaatgatATTTCAGAAAACTACTAGTAATTCTATGTCAGTAAAAACTATCTAAGGTTGCCAACTTTTTCTTGAACAAagcttccttttttgttttgaagGTTGAAAAATTGATTCATAATGTTACTCCTCAAATGTGAGTATGAGATAGCTTCTATTAACAGTTTGATTAAGTTCCCAACGTACCAAACAAATCTTGTTTTATTCAATAGCTAACCTCAACCATCTTCTTCACAGTTACTGTTGGATTAGTGTGGTATGAGTAATTAATAGCTCTAGTATCTGTTTCTCTATTATTGCAGTTTACTACTTGGTGATTACCTTTAATCTTTTACTGTTTTTTTAGTACAGTATGGACCTTGTTTACAGTTTATATATAGTCATGAATTATTGGATAGTTTTCTCAATACTAAGTGCAAACAAACCTTTTTGTTTCAGTGGGAGCGAAGAGGGAAAGCACCATATACCAGTAGGATTAAAGGTAGTGCTCAGAACCGAGTGACAAAATTTATCGTTAAAACATATCTATTAGCACTATCATACAAACTATGATATGCTCTCAAGGGAAGTCTCAGCTGTTACTTTTTGGCAAGTTACATTTGTATTTGGAAATCACCTTCGAGTTATGGAAGTTTCATTTTGATTCGGAACTTCAAATGGTCTGTTTGGCAGTTGCCTATTCAGCACAAAAGTAGTTATGGAAGTTGCACTTTGATTTGGAACTTCAAATGGCCTGTTTGGCAGTTCCGTCTATATATTTATACTTTTCTCCAGGTCGATTAGCATAGCTCAGCAAATGAGGGAACAAGATTGAGAAGTAGTTGGAGAATCCTATCCTCTGAAGATTCTATACCTTGTGGAAAcactactgttcaagtaatgaTACAATATGGATGTGTAGTTCTGGGATAATTCATGTTCAAGAAATTGGGTGTTTCTGGATGTGGTAATGGCCCTTCTAATTCAGATATTTTGTTTCAGGCAAAAAACTTGCTGAAACTTGTGAAGGATAAATATTCTGAGCCATAGCATTTTGGACTTATTCGTGTTGCTATATTTTCAGTTATACATTTATATGTGGTTTTTTTCAAATCAGTTCCATGATTTTGGCTTTTTACTCTACTTCGTGAAATCCTTCCCGATGTTAATAGTACCTCGGCATTTTCATACATCTCCCATATTGTGTCACAATCAGTTTGCTTTTATTCgaataaattgattaattaacAAACTTCTTGTTTGTAAACTGCTTCCAACTGTAATTATATCAAAAGCAATAAACCAAGATATACAGATCTCAGTCCAAAATTAGGTAAATATGATTATCATTTCAGGCTGTCGAGTAAAGAAGCAATCGGATATGAGGTAACTGGACTATTCAAACAGCTGAACATTGCAACAAAAATAGTTTCAGAATCAGGCGCCTTGCCTCCAACTACAAAACATGCAACCTcaataattgaaggaaaattTCTGAAATCAATGAGCCCCATTATTTTGGGCAAATTCTACACCTGCTGTACTGGCCTTACATAAACTCAACATAAAATCACTAAGCTATCACTATGAGTGTTACACATTACAACATCAAGACGTGGCAAAAATAGAATTTCATCAATTCCCAAAATACTCCTCGTCAGTGGGCATAACAAAGCTAGCATATCATTTCACCCCGGCCAGTGGAATGACAATTTCTCTTGGACCAGCTTGCTATCACCGGGTTTGGAATCTTCTGGGACCTCTGTGTATCTGGGTATCTGTGTTTTCCTTTCACACTTCCTCTTCAAAGAGGCTTGGTCAACAGTTACATGCAAATCTGGCACCTCATACGATCTGATGACGAAGACACTAACACCAAACTTGCATGCTCACCATCAGAATCATACTGTACAATACCATATGGTTATTTCGTACAACACATATTGTGGTTTACAAAATGTGAATGCACGTCCATTTGTATCAAGTACTTCCCACTACTTTTAGCAGCCCAAACGGTGGATGACAAACACTCCGCAGTCTGTTCAATTTGGTTGGACAAGACTGCTTGAGACAAGCAGAAAGGGAGAGTACCTAATGCTATAGGTGAATTTAAATCCTCAACTGTCTAGATCAAAATGGCTGTCGAGTACGGCCATCTGTACACAAACACTGATACAAGCGAGAATGTGAACATGTTAGAATAGATCATAATGCATTTTCCATCTAAGTTGAGACCTCAGACAAATGCAATTTACAGATAATctgaaaagaaacaaatatatTGATTTAGTAATGTTTGAACAGCTTCACCAAAATGAAAATAAGTGTTGTTTAAAACATGAATCAAGGCACTGATTAGCATAATGAGTTGTTcagtatttgaaaattgaaatgaagCACTGAAGCAGATTTGACATGTCTTACATTTTCTGGTGCTTCAAATGCATTAACTGCAACTTTGCCTTTTCATACGCTAATCTATAGAGCAGCAACCTTGCTTCAGCTAGCCTGCAAAGTTTAATTGCCAATGCTTATTATGCTAACCCAGATTCCTGGATAGGTAATAGCCCAAGGTACATATTTTGGAACAATCATGGATATGAGACACCACCTTTTATGCGCAGCACTGATGCAGTTGACCTTCTGTACACATAAAAATACCAGTCTTAGCAGAAAAAAGGGAAGTGTAGCTGTTTTATTAGCTTTAAAGGGTGTAATGTGACTGAATGAAAATATGGCTATTTT
Protein-coding regions in this window:
- the LOC133718889 gene encoding uncharacterized protein LOC133718889 isoform X2 → MRRREHLWYAKMVFQMHKVNCISAAHKRLAEARLLLYRLAYEKAKLQLMHLKHQKILSVNCICLRSQLRWKMHYDLF
- the LOC133718889 gene encoding uncharacterized protein LOC133718889 isoform X1, which translates into the protein MKPGPTFCLVIYKKHTFIKRIKYNVEDIMSTEFPSYLVYYLKIAIFSFSHITPFKANKTATLPFFLLRLVFLCVQKVNCISAAHKRLAEARLLLYRLAYEKAKLQLMHLKHQKILSVNCICLRSQLRWKMHYDLF